In Bradyrhizobium sp. CCBAU 051011, the following are encoded in one genomic region:
- a CDS encoding alpha/beta fold hydrolase — MRADLPDIPLPSSIRSRYVDGINGLRMHVLEAGFETRGRPCVLLLHGFPELAFSWRKVMPILAEAGYHVLAPDQRGYGRTTGWDPDYDGDLASFRLPNLVRDVLGLVSAFGYRSVDAVIGHDFGSSVAAWCALIRPDVFRSVVMMSAPFGGPPALPFNTVNEPAGRIDDPIHRDLAALPRPRKHYQWYYSTREANDDMHRAPQGVHDFLRAYYHHKSEDWKDNKPYPLKSWSAGEIAKLPTYYVMDLAKDMAATVAEEMPSPSEIAGNKWLPDSELAFYSAEYERTGFQGGLQWYRCGTSGAFTPELQLWSGRTIDVRSAFISGKQDWGTYQRPGVYQAMQSKACTNMIGCHLVDGAGHWVQQEQANKVSWLLVQFLRGTKASQGTPNN; from the coding sequence ATGCGCGCTGATCTCCCCGATATCCCGCTCCCCTCCTCCATCCGCTCGCGCTATGTCGACGGCATCAACGGCTTGCGCATGCATGTGCTGGAAGCCGGCTTCGAAACCCGCGGCCGGCCCTGCGTGCTGCTGCTGCACGGCTTCCCCGAACTCGCCTTCTCCTGGCGCAAGGTGATGCCGATTCTCGCGGAGGCCGGCTATCACGTGCTCGCGCCGGACCAGCGCGGCTATGGCCGCACCACTGGATGGGACCCTGACTACGACGGCGATCTCGCCTCCTTCCGCCTCCCCAATCTGGTGCGCGATGTGCTCGGGCTGGTGTCGGCGTTCGGCTACAGAAGCGTCGACGCCGTGATCGGGCATGATTTCGGCTCGTCGGTCGCGGCGTGGTGCGCGCTGATCCGGCCCGACGTATTCCGCTCGGTTGTCATGATGAGCGCGCCGTTCGGCGGCCCACCGGCGCTGCCGTTCAACACGGTGAACGAACCTGCTGGGCGCATCGACGATCCCATTCACCGCGATCTGGCCGCACTGCCGCGGCCGCGCAAGCACTATCAATGGTACTATTCGACGCGCGAGGCGAATGACGACATGCACCGCGCACCGCAGGGCGTGCATGATTTTCTGCGCGCCTACTACCATCACAAGAGCGAGGACTGGAAGGACAACAAACCCTACCCGCTCAAATCATGGTCCGCGGGCGAAATCGCAAAGCTGCCGACCTATTACGTGATGGACCTCGCCAAGGACATGGCCGCGACCGTTGCGGAAGAAATGCCCTCGCCGTCGGAAATCGCAGGGAATAAATGGCTGCCCGACAGCGAGCTTGCCTTCTACAGCGCCGAGTATGAACGCACCGGATTTCAGGGCGGCCTGCAATGGTATCGCTGCGGCACCTCGGGCGCGTTCACACCGGAATTGCAGTTATGGTCGGGCCGCACCATCGACGTGCGCTCCGCCTTCATCTCGGGCAAGCAGGACTGGGGCACCTACCAGCGTCCCGGCGTCTATCAGGCAATGCAATCGAAGGCCTGCACAAACATGATCGGCTGTCATCTCGTCGACGGTGCCGGCCACTGGGTGCAGCAGGAGCAGGCCAACAAAGTGAGCTGGCTGCTGGTGCAATTCCTGCGAGGGACGAAGGCGAGCCAGGGCACGCCCAACAATTGA